A region from the Gossypium hirsutum isolate 1008001.06 chromosome A08, Gossypium_hirsutum_v2.1, whole genome shotgun sequence genome encodes:
- the LOC121204545 gene encoding uncharacterized protein, with protein sequence MLPINYESWHNMPDSNKNQALSNIKERFVLEVSDAYIKKALGKKWRDHKSILKKEYFKKPISLEQKLQNVPPGMLRYQWEDAVRFWNSKKGEDRERVGTSSRQKQKFTHTAGSRSFACVAQAAEASSGQKVGRLQLFDITHRKKDGIPMTSEAAEIMEKLKDKKTEYETTALTNSSVNFEDIDNRIINEVLGPKRYGRVRFQGSGVNPTQYFGSTSHQYMPSGSQSQAEVQRLKDQIVQIQASTDEQISQLRAEAVVREAEAAAREAE encoded by the exons atgttgcccatcaactacgaatcatggcataacatgcctgatagcaataaaaatcaagctctctctaatattaag gaGAGGTTTGTTTTAGAGGTCTCTGAtgcctatatcaagaaggcattgggtaaaaaatggagagaccataaaagcattttgaaaaaagaatattttaaaaaacccataagcctcgaacaaaaattgcaaaatgtcccaccgggaatgctgaggtaccaatgggaagatgcggttcgattttggaattcgaagaaaggagag gaccgtgagcgagttggaacaagcagcaggcaaaaacaaaaatttacgcacacggcagggtcgagaagttttgcttgtgtagctcaaGCCGCG gaagcctcgtctggtcaaaaagttggacgccttcagctttttgacattacgcaCAGGAAAAAAGATGGAATTCCGATGACATCTgaggctgcagaaattatg gagaaactaaaagatAAGAAGACAGAGTATGAAACGACTGCTTTGACTAatagttctgttaattttgaggatatagataacagaattattaatgaagttttgggtccaaaaaggtatggtcgggttagatttcaaggatctggtgttaacccgacccaatattttggatccacctcgcaccaatacatgccttccgggagtcaaagtcaagctgaagttcagaggctaaaagatcagatagttcagatacaagctagcacagatgagcaaatttctcaacttagagcggaggcagtAGTGCGGGAGgcggaggcagcagcgagggaggcggAGTAG